A stretch of DNA from Oncorhynchus keta strain PuntledgeMale-10-30-2019 chromosome 17, Oket_V2, whole genome shotgun sequence:
ttagtgtagtgtcaacaacgcagctactgccagctagcctactttagcagtactgtatcattttaatcattttagtcaataagattcttgctacgtaagcttaactttctgaacattcgagacgtgtagtccgcttgtcattccaatttccttgcattagcgtagcctttttctgtagcctgtcaactatgtgtctgtctatccctgttctctcctctctgcacagaccatacaaacgctccacaccgcgtggccgcgaccaccctaatctggtggtcccagcgcgtacgacccacgtggagttccaggtctctggtagcctctggaactgccaatctgcggccaacaaggcagagttcatctcagcctatgcctccctccagtcccttgacttcttggcactgacggaaacatggatcaccacagataacactgctactcctactgctctctcctcgtccgcccacgtgttctcgcacaccccgagagcttctggtcagcggggtggtggcaccgggatcctcatctctcccaagtggtctttctctctttctccccttacccatctgtctattgcctcctttgaattccatgctgtcacagttaccagccctttcaagcttaacatccttatcatttatcgccctccaggttcctcgagagttcatcaatgagcttgatgccttgataagctcctttcctgaggacggctcacctctcacagttctgggcgactttaacctccccacgtctacctttgactcattcctctctgcctccttctttccactcctctcctctttgacctcaccctctcaccttccccctactcacaaggcaggcaatacgcttgacctcatctttactagatgctgttcttccactaacctcattgcaactcccctccaagtctccgaccactaccttgtatccttttccctctcgctctcatccaacacttcccacactgcccctactcggatggtatcgcgccgtcccaatcttcgctctctctcccccgctactctctcctcttccatcctatcttctcttccctctgctcaaactttctccaacctatctcctgattctgcctcctcaaccctcctctcctcccttactgcatcctttgactccctatgtcccctatcctccaggccggctcggtcctccctcccgctccgtggctcgacgactcattgcgagctcacagaacagggctccgggcagccgagcggaaatggaggaaaactcgcctcctgcggacctggcatcctttcactccctcctctctacattttcctcctctgtctctgctgctaaagccactttctaccattctaaattccaagcatctgcctctaaccctaggaagctctttgccaccttctcctccctcctgaatcctcccctccctccctccctctctgcagatgacttcgtcaaccattttgaaaagaaggtcgatgacatccgatcctcgtttgctaagtcaaacgacaccgctggttctgctcacactgccctaccctatgctctgacctctttctcccctctctccagatgaaatctcgttgacggccggccgcccaacaacctgcccgcttgaccctatcccctcctctcttctccagaccatttccggagaccttctccttaccttacctcgctcatcaactcatccctgaccgctggctacgtccctcccgtcttcaagagagcgagagttgcaccccttctgaaaaaacctacactcgatccctccgatgtcaacaactacagaccagtatcccttctctcttttctctccaaaactcttgagcgtgccgcccttggccagctctaccgctatctctctcagaatgaccttcttgatccaaatcagtcaggtttcaagactagtcattcaactgagactgctcttctctgtatcacggaggcgctccgcactgctaaagctaactctctctcctctgctctcatccttctagacctatcggctgccttcgatactgtgaaccatcagatcctcctctccaccctctccgagttgggcatctccggcgcggcccacgcttggattgcgtcctacctgacaggtcgctcctaccaggtggcgtggcgagaatctgtctcctcaccacgcgctctcaccactggtgtcccccagggctctgttctaggccctctcttattctcgctatacaccaagtcacttggctctgtcataacctcacatggtctctcctatcattgctatgcagacgacacacaattaatcttcctttcccccttctgatgaccaggtggcgaatcgcatctctgcatgtctggcagacatatcagtgtggatgacggatcaccacctcaagctgaacctcagcaagacggagctcctcttcctcccggggaaggactgcccgttccatgatctcgccatcacggttgacaactccattgtgtcctcctcccagagcgctaagaaccttggcgtgatcctggacaacaccctgacgttctcaactaacatcaaggcggtgtcccgttcctgtaggttcatgctctacaacatccgcagagtacgaccctgcctcacacaggaagcggcgcaggtcctaatccaggcacttgtcatctcccgtcttgattactgcaactcgctgttggctgggctcctgcctgtgccattaaaccctacaactcatccagaacgccgcagcccgtctggtgttcaaccttcccaagttctctcacgtcaccccgctcctccgctctctccactggcttccagttgaagctcgcatccgctacaagaccatggtgctcgcctccggagctgtgaggggaacggcacctcagtacctccaggctctgatcaggccctacacccaaacaagggcactgcgttcatccacctctggcctgctcgcctccctaccactgaggaagtacagttcccgctcagcccagtcaaaactgttcgctgctctggcccccaatggtggaacaaactcctcacgacgccaggacagcggagtcaatcaccaccttccggagacacctgaaaccccacctcttcaaggaatacctaggatagggtaagtaagggtaagtaatccttctcacccctctctcccccaacaagatttagatgcaagtggctgttccactggttgtcataaggtgtatgcaccaatttgtaagtcgctctggataagagcgtctgctaaatgacttaaatgtaaatgtaatgtaaatgtaaatagcatTGTTTTTGGTCAACAcacttttttccaacagtttgataggtctgctgttagaaccagtaaaggccgctttaccactcttgggtagtggaattactttggcttcctccaggcctgaggacaaagacttccCTCTatgctcagattaaagatatgacatataggagtggctatagagtcagctaccatcctcagtagctttccttctaagttgtcaatgccaggagatgaataagccatctgtctcgatgaaagatggagtggaatttgtctgtctgcccataatttcatttaagGTTTTTTATATCAtaatctgctcatctatcactccagtgttaatgctaaattgtaattattttcacctctatggcctgtTTATTACCTTCCTCCCTCTTCTACATTTCCACACACTGGACATAGATTTTTCTATAGTGTTATTGACTGTGCGTTTgtttgtgtgtaactctgtgttgttgtttgtgtcacactgctttgctttatcttggccaggtcgcagagaGAACATGCTTCCTACAAGGCTCTCcccgccctccctttggcaaatcagatcacgcctccattctgctcctccccacctataggcagaaacttaaacaggaagCCCCCATGGTAAGGACTGTTAAACGTTGATCTGACCAATCGAAATCTATGCTTCAAGATGTTTTCATCACGCAGACTTGAAAATATTCCATGTCGCCTCTGGGAATAGTGTCAATGTACACACTGACTCTGTGACTGGGTTCGTCAAGAAGtacatagaggatgttgttcccactgtgacgatTACAACTTATCCCAACCAGAAACTGTGAATAGATGGCACCATTTAACCACAGCAAGATAACTGGGGACAAGGACGAGAACAAATAATCTAGCCATGCCCTCCGTAAAGCAATCAAACACACTCCttccggcccagacggcatcccaagccgtgtcctcagaacatgtgcagaccagctggctggagtgttttaTGGACATATTCGATCTCTCCTTATcgcagtctgttgttcccacttGCTTCAAAATGTCAATCGTTGTTCTTGTACCAAAGCAAGCGAAGGTAACGGAACGAAAAGACTATCGCAACGTAGCACTCACTcctgtcatcatgaagtactttgagaggctagttaaggatcatatcacctccaccttaccgaacagatccacagacgatgtgatcaccatcgcactgcacacggctcagtcccacctggacaagaggaatacctgtgtaagaatgctgttcattaacaACCCTGGGTCTaaacccctccctgtgcaactgggtcctaacCTTATGACATGGCACAGGTTACAAGGAGTATATACAGGGATATGACATGGCACAGGTTACAGTGGAGTATATCCCTATTCATATGACATGGCACAGGTCTACAATGGACAAGTTTGCTGGGATATGACAGTGACCTGATTACAggtgacagcctacagggagggagggcacAGGTTACAGTGGAGTATATACAGGGATATGACAGGACAGTTACAGTGGAGTCTCCAGGGATATGACATGGCACAAATATTTGGGACAGGTTACAGTGGATATGACATGCACAGGTTACAGTGGAGTATATACAGGGATATGACATGACACAGGTTACAGTGGAGTATATACAGGGATATGACATGGCACAGGTTACAGTGGAGTATATACAGGGATATGACATGGCACAGGTTACAGTGGAGTATATACAGGGATATGACATGGCACAGGTTACAGTGGAGTATATACAGGGATATGACATGGCACAGGTTACAGTGGAGTATATACAGGGATATGACATGGCACAGGTTACAGTGGAGTATATACAGGGATATGACATGGCACAGGTTACAGTGGAGTATATACAGGGATATGACATGGCACAGGTTACAGTGGAGTATATACAGGGATATGACATGGCACAGGTTACAGTggacagtatatacagggatatgACATGGCACAGGTTACAGTGGAGTATATACAGGGATATGACATGGCACAGGTTACAGTGGGTTAGTATATACAGGGATATGACATGGCACAGGTTACAGTGGACATGGCACAGGTTACAGTGGAGTATATACAGGATATGACATGGCACAGGTTACAGTGGAGTATATACAGGGATATGACATGGCACAGGTTACAGTGGAGTATATACAGGGATATGACATGGCACAGGTTACAGTGGAGTATATACAGGGATATGACATGGCACAGGTTACAGGGATGGGCACAGGTTATGGAGTATATAGGGATATGACATGACACAGGTTACAGTGGACAGGTATATACAGGGATATGACATGGCACAGGTTACAGTGGAGTATATACAGGGATATGACATGGCACAGGTTACAGTGGAGTATATACAGGGATATGACATGGCACAGGTTACAGTGGAGTATATACAGGGATATGACATGGCACAGGTTACAGTGGAGTATATACAGGGATATGACATGACACAGGTTACAGTGGAGTATATACAGGGATATGACATGGCACAGGTTACAGTGGAGTATATACAGGGATATGACATGGCACAGGTTACAGTGGAGTATATACAGGGATATGACATGGCACAGGTTACAGTGGAGTATATACAGGGATATGACATGACACAGGTTACAGTGgagtatatacagggatacagGGATATGACATGGCACAGGTTACAGTGGAGTATATACAGGGATATGACATGGCACAGGTTATACAGTGGATATGACATATATACATGGCACAGGGATATGATATGACATGGCACAGGTTACAGTGGAGTATATACAGGGATATGACATGGCACAGGTTACAGTGGAGTATATACAGGGATATGACATGGCACAGGTTACAGTGGAGTATATACAGGGATATGACATGGCACAGGTTACAGTGGAGTATATACAGGGATATGACATGGCACAGGTTACAGTGGAGTATATACAGGGATATGACATGGCACAGGTTACAGTGGAGTATATACAGGGATATGACATGGCACAGGTTACAGTGGAGTATATACAGGGATATGACATGGCACAGGTTACAGTGGAGTATATACAGGGATATGACATGGCACAGGTTACAGTGGAGTATATACAGGGATATGACATGGCACAGGTTACAGTGGAGTATATACAGGGATATGACATGACACAGGTTACAGTGGAGTATATACAGGGATATGACATGGCACAGGTTACAGTGGAGTATATACAGGGATATGACATGACACAGGTTACAGTGGAGTATATACAGGGATATGACATGGCACAGGTTACAGTGGAGTATATACAGGGATATGACATGGCACAGGTTACAGTGGAGTATATACAGGGATATGACATGACACAGGTTACAGTGGAGTATATACAGGGATATGACATGGCACAGGTTACAGTGGAGTATATACAGGGATATGACATGGCACAGGTTACAGTGGAGTATATACAGGGATATGACATGACACAGGTTACAGTGGAGTATATACAGGGATATGACATGACACAGGTTACAGTGGAGTATATACAGGGATATGACATGGCACAGGTTACAGTGGAGTATATACAGGGATATGACATGGCACAGGTTACAGTGGAGTATATACAGGGATATGACATGACACAGGTTACAGTGGAGTATATACAGGGATATGACATGGCACAGGTTACAGTGGAGTATATACAGGGATATGACATGGCACAGGTTACAGTGGTACAGTGGAGTATATACAGGGATATGACATGGCACAGGTTACAGTGGAGTATATACAGGGATATGACATGGCACAGGTTACAGTGGAGTATATACAGGGATATGACATGGCACAGGTTACAGTGGAGTATATACAGGGATATGACATGGCACAGGTTACAGTGGAGTATATACAGGGATATGACATGGCACAGGTTACAGTGGAGTATATACAGGGATATGACATGGCACAGGTTACAGTGGAGTATATACAGGGATATGACATGACACAGGTTACAGTGGAGTATATACAGGGATATGACATGGCACAGGTTACAGTGGAGTATATACAGGGATATGACATGGCACAGGTTACAGTggacagtatatacagg
This window harbors:
- the LOC127908447 gene encoding uncharacterized protein LOC127908447 isoform X36; this translates as MAQVTVEYIQGYDMAQVTVEYIQGYDMTQVTVEYIQGYDMAQVTVEYIQGYDMAQVTVEYIQGYDMTQVTVEYIQGYDMAQVTVEYIQGYDMTQVTVEYIQGYDMAQVTVEYIQGYDMAQVTVEYIQGYDMTQVTVEYIQGYDMAQVTVEYIQGYDMTQVTVEYIQGYDMAQVTVEYIQGYDMAQVTVEYIQGYDMAQVTVEYIQGYDMAQVTVEYIQGYDMAQVTVEYIQGYDMAQVTVEYIQGYDMTQVTVEYIQGYDMAQVTVEYIQGYDMAQVTVEYIQGYDMAQVTVEYIQGYDMTQVTVEYIQGYDMAQVTVEYIQGYDMAQVTVEYIQGYDMTQVTVEYIQGYDMAQVTVEYIQGYDMAQVTVEYIQGYDMTQVTVEYIQGYDMAQVTVEYIQGYDMTQVTVEYIQGYDMAQVTVEYIQGYDMAL
- the LOC127908447 gene encoding uncharacterized protein LOC127908447 isoform X22; the encoded protein is MAQVTVEYIQGYDMAQVTVEYIQGYDMTQVTVEYIQGYDMAQVTVEYIQGYDMAQVTVEYIQGYDMTQVTVEYIQGYDMAQVTVEYIQGYDMTQVTVEYIQGYDMAQVTVEYIQGYDMAQVTVEYIQGYDMTQVTVEYIQGYDMAQVTVEYIQGYDMAQVTVEYIQGYDMTQVTVEYIQGYDMTQVTVEYIQGYDMAQVTVEYIQGYDMAQVTVEYIQGYDMTQVTVEYIQGYDMAQVTVEYIQGYDMAQVTVEYIQGYDMAQVTVEYIQGYDMAQVTVEYIQGYDMAQVTVEYIQGYDMAQVTVEYIQGYDMTQVTVEYIQGYDMAQVTVEYIQGYDMAQVTVEYIQGYDMAQVTVEYIQGYDMTQVTVEYIQGYDMAQVTVEYIQGYDMAQVTVEYIQGYDMTQVTVEYIQGYDMAQVTVEYIQGYDMTQVTVEYIQGYDMAQVTVEYIQGYDMAL
- the LOC127908447 gene encoding uncharacterized protein LOC127908447 isoform X28, translated to MAQVTVEYIQGYDMAQVTVEYIQGYDMTQVTVEYIQGYDMAQVTVEYIQGYDMAQVTVEYIQGYDMTQVTVEYIQGYDMAQVTVEYIQGYDMTQVTVEYIQGYDMAQVTVEYIQGYDMAQVTVEYIQGYDMTQVTVEYIQGYDMAQVTVEYIQGYDMAQVTVEYIQGYDMTQVTVEYIQGYDMTQVTVEYIQGYDMAQVTVEYIQGYDMAQVTVEYIQGYDMTQVTVEYIQGYDMAQVTVEYIQGYDMAQVTVEYIQGYDMAQVTVEYIQGYDMAQVTVEYIQGYDMAQVTVEYIQGYDMAQVTVEYIQGYDMTQVTVEYIQGYDMAQVTVEYIQGYDMAQVTVEYIQGYDMAQVTVEYIQGYDMTQVTVEYIQGYDMAQVTVEYIQGYDMTQVTVEYIQGYDMAQVTVEYIQGYDMTQVTVEYIQGYDMAQVTVEYIQGYDMAL
- the LOC127908447 gene encoding uncharacterized protein LOC127908447 isoform X7 produces the protein MAQVTVEYIQGYDMAQVTVEYIQGYDMTQVTVEYIQGYDMAQVTVEYIQGYDMAQVTVEYIQGYDMTQVTVEYIQGYDMAQVTVEYIQGYDMTQVTVEYIQGYDMAQVTVEYIQGYDMAQVTVEYIQGYDMTQVTVEYIQGYDMAQVTVEYIQGYDMAQVTVEYIQGYDMTQVTVEYIQGYDMTQVTVEYIQGYDMAQVTVEYIQGYDMAQVTVEYIQGYDMTQVTVEYIQGYDMAQVTVEYIQGYDMAQVTVEYIQGYDMAQVTVEYIQGYDMAQVTVEYIQGYDMAQVTVEYIQGYDMAQVTVEYIQGYDMTQVTVEYIQGYDMAQVTVEYIQGYDMAQVTVEYIQGYDMAQVTVEYIQGYDMTQVTVEYIQGYDMAQVTVEYIQGYDMAQVTVEYIQGYDMTQVTVEYIQGYDMAQVTVEYIQGYDMTQVTVEYIQGYDMAQVTVEYIQGYDMTQVTVEYIQGYDMAQVTVEYIQGYDMAL
- the LOC127908447 gene encoding uncharacterized protein LOC127908447 isoform X21, producing the protein MAQVTVEYIQGYDMAQVTVEYIQGYDMTQVTVEYIQGYDMAQVTVEYIQGYDMAQVTVEYIQGYDMTQVTVEYIQGYDMAQVTVEYIQGYDMTQVTVEYIQGYDMAQVTVEYIQGYDMAQVTVEYIQGYDMTQVTVEYIQGYDMAQVTVEYIQGYDMAQVTVEYIQGYDMTQVTVEYIQGYDMTQVTVEYIQGYDMAQVTVEYIQGYDMAQVTVEYIQGYDMTQVTVEYIQGYDMAQVTVEYIQGYDMAQVTVEYIQGYDMAQVTVEYIQGYDMTQVTVEYIQGYDMAQVTVEYIQGYDMAQVTVEYIQGYDMAQVTVEYIQGYDMTQVTVEYIQGYDMAQVTVEYIQGYDMAQVTVEYIQGYDMTQVTVEYIQGYDMAQVTVEYIQGYDMAQVTVEYIQGYDMTQVTVEYIQGYDMAQVTVEYIQGYDMTQVTVEYIQGYDMAQVTVEYIQGYDMAL
- the LOC127908447 gene encoding uncharacterized protein LOC127908447 isoform X43; this translates as MAQVTVEYIQGYDMAQVTVEYIQGYDMTQVTVEYIQGYDMAQVTVEYIQGYDMAQVTVEYIQGYDMTQVTVEYIQGYDMAQVTVEYIQGYDMTQVTVEYIQGYDMAQVTVEYIQGYDMTQVTVEYIQGYDMAQVTVEYIQGYDMAQVTVEYIQGYDMAQVTVEYIQGYDMAQVTVEYIQGYDMAQVTVEYIQGYDMAQVTVEYIQGYDMTQVTVEYIQGYDMAQVTVEYIQGYDMAQVTVEYIQGYDMAQVTVEYIQGYDMTQVTVEYIQGYDMAQVTVEYIQGYDMAQVTVEYIQGYDMTQVTVEYIQGYDMAQVTVEYIQGYDMAQVTVEYIQGYDMTQVTVEYIQGYDMAQVTVEYIQGYDMTQVTVEYIQGYDMAQVTVEYIQGYDMAL
- the LOC127908447 gene encoding uncharacterized protein LOC127908447 isoform X44, producing the protein MAQVTVEYIQGYDMAQVTVEYIQGYDMTQVTVEYIQGYDMAQVTVEYIQGYDMAQVTVEYIQGYDMTQVTVEYIQGYDMAQVTVEYIQGYDMAQVTVEYIQGYDMTQVTVEYIQGYDMAQVTVEYIQGYDMAQVTVEYIQGYDMAQVTVEYIQGYDMAQVTVEYIQGYDMAQVTVEYIQGYDMAQVTVEYIQGYDMTQVTVEYIQGYDMAQVTVEYIQGYDMAQVTVEYIQGYDMAQVTVEYIQGYDMTQVTVEYIQGYDMAQVTVEYIQGYDMAQVTVEYIQGYDMTQVTVEYIQGYDMAQVTVEYIQGYDMAQVTVEYIQGYDMTQVTVEYIQGYDMAQVTVEYIQGYDMTQVTVEYIQGYDMAQVTVEYIQGYDMAL
- the LOC127908447 gene encoding uncharacterized protein LOC127908447 isoform X6 — translated: MAQVTVEYIQGYDMAQVTVEYIQGYDMTQVTVEYIQGYDMAQVTVEYIQGYDMAQVTVEYIQGYDMTQVTVEYIQGYDMAQVTVEYIQGYDMTQVTVEYIQGYDMAQVTVEYIQGYDMAQVTVEYIQGYDMTQVTVEYIQGYDMAQVTVEYIQGYDMTQVTVEYIQGYDMTQVTVEYIQGYDMAQVTVEYIQGYDMAQVTVEYIQGYDMTQVTVEYIQGYDMAQVTVEYIQGYDMAQVTVEYIQGYDMAQVTVEYIQGYDMAQVTVEYIQGYDMAQVTVEYIQGYDMAQVTVEYIQGYDMTQVTVEYIQGYDMAQVTVEYIQGYDMAQVTVEYIQGYDMAQVTVEYIQGYDMTQVTVEYIQGYDMAQVTVEYIQGYDMAQVTVEYIQGYDMTQVTVEYIQGYDMAQVTVEYIQGYDMAQVTVEYIQGYDMTQVTVEYIQGYDMAQVTVEYIQGYDMTQVTVEYIQGYDMAQVTVEYIQGYDMAL
- the LOC127908447 gene encoding uncharacterized protein LOC127908447 isoform X17, yielding MAQVTVEYIQGYDMAQVTVEYIQGYDMTQVTVEYIQGYDMAQVTVEYIQGYDMAQVTVEYIQGYDMTQVTVEYIQGYDMAQVTVEYIQGYDMTQVTVEYIQGYDMAQVTVEYIQGYDMAQVTVEYIQGYDMTQVTVEYIQGYDMTQVTVEYIQGYDMTQVTVEYIQGYDMAQVTVEYIQGYDMAQVTVEYIQGYDMTQVTVEYIQGYDMAQVTVEYIQGYDMAQVTVEYIQGYDMAQVTVEYIQGYDMAQVTVEYIQGYDMAQVTVEYIQGYDMAQVTVEYIQGYDMTQVTVEYIQGYDMAQVTVEYIQGYDMAQVTVEYIQGYDMAQVTVEYIQGYDMTQVTVEYIQGYDMAQVTVEYIQGYDMAQVTVEYIQGYDMTQVTVEYIQGYDMAQVTVEYIQGYDMAQVTVEYIQGYDMTQVTVEYIQGYDMAQVTVEYIQGYDMTQVTVEYIQGYDMAQVTVEYIQGYDMAL
- the LOC127908447 gene encoding uncharacterized protein LOC127908447 isoform X11 produces the protein MAQVTVEYIQGYDMAQVTVEYIQGYDMTQVTVEYIQGYDMTQVTVEYIQGYDMAQVTVEYIQGYDMTQVTVEYIQGYDMAQVTVEYIQGYDMAQVTVEYIQGYDMTQVTVEYIQGYDMAQVTVEYIQGYDMAQVTVEYIQGYDMTQVTVEYIQGYDMTQVTVEYIQGYDMAQVTVEYIQGYDMAQVTVEYIQGYDMTQVTVEYIQGYDMAQVTVEYIQGYDMAQVTVEYIQGYDMAQVTVEYIQGYDMAQVTVEYIQGYDMAQVTVEYIQGYDMAQVTVEYIQGYDMTQVTVEYIQGYDMAQVTVEYIQGYDMAQVTVEYIQGYDMAQVTVEYIQGYDMTQVTVEYIQGYDMAQVTVEYIQGYDMAQVTVEYIQGYDMTQVTVEYIQGYDMAQVTVEYIQGYDMAQVTVEYIQGYDMTQVTVEYIQGYDMAQVTVEYIQGYDMTQVTVEYIQGYDMAQVTVEYIQGYDMAL
- the LOC127908447 gene encoding uncharacterized protein LOC127908447 isoform X45, producing the protein MAQVTVEYIQGYDMAQVTVEYIQGYDMTQVTVEYIQGYDMAQVTVEYIQGYDMAQVTVEYIQGYDMTQVTVEYIQGYDMAQVTVEYIQGYDMTQVTVEYIQGYDMTQVTVEYIQGYDMAQVTVEYIQGYDMAQVTVEYIQGYDMAQVTVEYIQGYDMAQVTVEYIQGYDMAQVTVEYIQGYDMAQVTVEYIQGYDMTQVTVEYIQGYDMAQVTVEYIQGYDMAQVTVEYIQGYDMAQVTVEYIQGYDMTQVTVEYIQGYDMAQVTVEYIQGYDMAQVTVEYIQGYDMTQVTVEYIQGYDMAQVTVEYIQGYDMAQVTVEYIQGYDMTQVTVEYIQGYDMAQVTVEYIQGYDMTQVTVEYIQGYDMAQVTVEYIQGYDMAL
- the LOC127908447 gene encoding uncharacterized protein LOC127908447 isoform X12, with amino-acid sequence MAQVTVEYIQGYDMAQVTVEYIQGYDMTQVTVEYIQGYDMAQVTVEYIQGYDMAQVTVEYIQGYDMTQVTVEYIQGYDMAQVTVEYIQGYDMTQVTVEYIQGYDMAQVTVEYIQGYDMAQVTVEYIQGYDMTQVTVEYIQGYDMAQVTVEYIQGYDMAQVTVEYIQGYDMTQVTVEYIQGYDMTQVTVEYIQGYDMAQVTVEYIQGYDMAQVTVEYIQGYDMTQVTVEYIQGYDMAQVTVEYIQGYDMAQVTVEYIQGYDMAQVTVEYIQGYDMAQVTVEYIQGYDMAQVTVEYIQGYDMAQVTVEYIQGYDMTQVTVEYIQGYDMAQVTVEYIQGYDMTQVTVEYIQGYDMAQVTVEYIQGYDMAQVTVEYIQGYDMTQVTVEYIQGYDMAQVTVEYIQGYDMAQVTVEYIQGYDMTQVTVEYIQGYDMAQVTVEYIQGYDMTQVTVEYIQGYDMAQVTVEYIQGYDMAL
- the LOC127908447 gene encoding uncharacterized protein LOC127908447 isoform X3, with the translated sequence MAQVTVEYIQGYDMAQVTVEYIQGYDMTQVTVEYIQGYDMAQVTVEYIQGYDMAQVTVEYIQGYDMTQVTVEYIQGYDMAQVTVEYIQGYDMTQVTVEYIQGYDMAQVTVEYIQGYDMAQVTVEYIQGYDMTQVTVEYIQGYDMAQVTVEYIQGYDMAQVTVEYIQGYDMTQVTVEYIQGYDMTQVTVEYIQGYDMAQVTVEYIQGYDMAQVTVEYIQGYDMTQVTVEYIQGYDMAQVTVEYIQGYDMAQVTVEYIQGYDMAQVTVEYIQGYDMAQVTVEYIQGYDMAQVTVEYIQGYDMTQVTVEYIQGYDMAQVTVEYIQGYDMAQVTVEYIQGYDMAQVTVEYIQGYDMTQVTVEYIQGYDMAQVTVEYIQGYDMAQVTVEYIQGYDMTQVTVEYIQGYDMAQVTVEYIQGYDMAQVTVEYIQGYDMTQVTVEYIQGYDMAQVTVEYIQGYDMTQVTVEYIQGYDMAQVTVEYIQGYDMAL
- the LOC127908447 gene encoding uncharacterized protein LOC127908447 isoform X13, whose product is MAQVTVEYIQGYDMAQVTVEYIQGYDMTQVTVEYIQGYDMAQVTVEYIQGYDMAQVTVEYIQGYDMTQVTVEYIQGYDMAQVTVEYIQGYDMTQVTVEYIQGYDMAQVTVEYIQGYDMAQVTVEYIQGYDMTQVTVEYIQGYDMAQVTVEYIQGYDMAQVTVEYIQGYDMTQVTVEYIQGYDMTQVTVEYIQGYDMAQVTVEYIQGYDMAQVTVEYIQGYDMTQVTVEYIQGYDMAQVTVEYIQGYDMAQVTVEYIQGYDMAQVTVEYIQGYDMAQVTVEYIQGYDMTQVTVEYIQGYDMAQVTVEYIQGYDMAQVTVEYIQGYDMAQVTVEYIQGYDMTQVTVEYIQGYDMAQVTVEYIQGYDMAQVTVEYIQGYDMTQVTVEYIQGYDMAQVTVEYIQGYDMAQVTVEYIQGYDMTQVTVEYIQGYDMAQVTVEYIQGYDMTQVTVEYIQGYDMAQVTVEYIQGYDMAL
- the LOC127908447 gene encoding uncharacterized protein LOC127908447 isoform X34; its protein translation is MAQVTVEYIQGYDMAQVTVEYIQGYDMTQVTVEYIQGYDMAQVTVEYIQGYDMAQVTVEYIQGYDMTQVTVEYIQGYDMAQVTVEYIQGYDMTQVTVEYIQGYDMAQVTVEYIQGYDMAQVTVEYIQGYDMTQVTVEYIQGYDMAQVTVEYIQGYDMAQVTVEYIQGYDMTQVTVEYIQGYDMAQVTVEYIQGYDMAQVTVEYIQGYDMAQVTVEYIQGYDMAQVTVEYIQGYDMAQVTVEYIQGYDMTQVTVEYIQGYDMAQVTVEYIQGYDMAQVTVEYIQGYDMAQVTVEYIQGYDMTQVTVEYIQGYDMAQVTVEYIQGYDMAQVTVEYIQGYDMTQVTVEYIQGYDMAQVTVEYIQGYDMAQVTVEYIQGYDMTQVTVEYIQGYDMAQVTVEYIQGYDMTQVTVEYIQGYDMAQVTVEYIQGYDMAL